One window from the genome of Leishmania panamensis strain MHOM/PA/94/PSC-1 chromosome 13 sequence encodes:
- a CDS encoding hypothetical protein (TriTrypDB/GeneDB-style sysID: LpmP.13.1460), whose amino-acid sequence MSRVSIFAGQKPKPKESFKFLRRDEGRLSYSTATAESPPKSVANGTDGANSNRERRDSKSLREAIAYDMRNAKSHDPLGEVVVAVPRKAPPPTRAASAPPVNPGASGGTEKPAAIAPLQRRPPTRAVGPKKPEWVNPEVASPPPPVSTRSEVEQSTDNFFEASYSDPYSGGASAPPSSIRRAASRGSDTNGAYLRRYGGLTPRSAVMGALHYAAPQYEESSAAPSSGPDRNYFRRPPYTNDPILASGTPLPSGSRSHEEDELIASLEQEIKAAQEERSHYTYARQQLDREKQRFESYRYSTQQQIEDERADAGDRRSREQRDAQKDRLTEERCKNVSALLLAERETNRRLTQENDSLRAQLEDLTSTMRQTQSIHKAEVGRMRRDIDSLTRRNAELLAMAKEQQLQVLKAASASPATQQRSTSRHSVSCDASAQKAALPSYEDSDDENDVAAAGGRQASRETPPPVMDFTPRPVGAEAAACEKRNRQMQDRMQAEEEAMEERKRQREKWNADRKREAQEKEARHRAAVAAAAAATARRQREEEEQRKAAAAAAAKPVDEHKVSGHPVNTPRVQSGAASVKRRSSANAPHLVVSSKRHHVPTREELLGDLEDFPSEKLPNDDVVSQTVLGDNPNKREVLYRSGKREIHYTNGTVKVVLPSGHTTLHFTNGDVKSTFPCGKSTYWYDTAQTMHAQMLDGVQTFEFRSTGQTEKHLPDGTKEILYPDGIYKIVRPDGSDETFYPNGESLE is encoded by the coding sequence ATGTCGCGCGTCTCCATATTTGCCGGGCAGAAGCCCAAGCCGAAGGAGTCCTTTAAGTTTCTGCGGCGCGATGAGGGACGTCTGTCGTACTCGACCGCCACGGCAGAGTCACCGCCAAAGAGCGTTGCTAACGGCACCGACGGCGCCAACAGTAATCGTGAGCGCCGCGACTCCAAATCGCTACGCGAGGCTATCGCCTATGACATGCGCAACGCCAAAAGTCATGACCCGCTcggtgaggtggtggtggctgtcCCCCGCAAGGCACCTCCACCCACTCGCGCGGCCAGTGCACCTCCAGTCAACCCCGGCGCGTCTGGTGGAACCGAAAAGCCGGCAGCCATAGCGCCACTGCAACGACGGCCACCTACCCGTGCGGTGGGCCCGAAGAAGCCGGAGTGGGTCAACCCCGAGGTcgcatcaccgccgccgccggttTCAACGCGCTCAGAGGTGGAACAGTCGACCGACAACTTCTTTGAGGCTTCTTATAGCGATCCAtacagcggcggtgcctcaGCCCCGCCGAGTAGTATCCGTCGGGCCGCCAGCCGTGGCTCGGACACTAACGGGGCCTACTTGAGACGATATGGTGGACTCACCCCACGTAGCGCCGTCATGGGGGCACTGCACTACGCTGCTCCCCAGTATGAAGAATCGAGCGCCGCGCCATCATCTGGGCCGGACCGCAACTACTTCCGTCGACCACCCTACACCAACGACCCCATCTTGGCTTCTGGTACACCCCTGCCATCGGGCAGTCGCAGtcacgaggaggacgagctCATCGCTAGCTTAGAACAGGAGATTAAGGCCGCGCAGGAGGAGCGTAGTCACTACACGTACGCGAGACAGCAGCTAGATCGGGAAAAGCAGCGCTTTGAGTCGTACCGCTacagcacgcagcagcaaatCGAGGACGAGCGCGCTGACGCCGGTGACCGCCGTTCGCGTGAACAGCGCGATGCCCAAAAGGATCGCCTCACAGAGGAGCGCTGCAAGAacgtgtcggcgctgctcctaGCAGAGCGCGAGACGAACCGGCGCTTGACGCAGGAGAACGACTCGCTGCGGGCTCAGCTTGAGGACCTAACTTCGACGATGCGCCAGACGCAGAGCATACacaaggcggaggtgggcCGCATGCGCCGCGACATCGACTCCCTGACGCGCCGCAACGCCGAGTTGCTCGCAATGgcgaaggagcagcagctgcaggtccTTAAAGCCGCGTCTGCCTcgccggcgacgcagcagagaagcaccTCTCGCCACTCCGTCTCTTGCGATGCTTCCGCGCAGAAAGCCGCCTTACCATCGTACGAGGACAGCGATGATGAAAACGATGTAGCCGCGGCGGGCGGGCGTCAGGCGTCGCGCGagacccctccccccgtaATGGACTTCACTCCCCGCCCTGTTGgcgccgaggcggcggcgtgcgagAAGCGTAATCGGCAGATGCAAGACCGCATGCAGgccgaagaggaggcaaTGGAGGAGCGCAAGCGGCAACGCGAGAAGTGGAACGCAGACCGCAAGAGGGAGGCgcaggagaaagaggcgcggCACCGGGCCGCtgtggccgccgccgctgccgcaacggcgcgccgccagcgtgaagaggaagaacagcgaaaggcagcagcagcagcagcagcgaagccgGTAGATGAGCACAAGGTGTCGGGACACCCAGTTAACACGCCACGCGTGCAGTCCGGCGCGGCATCCGTCAAGCGGCGCTCCTCTGCCAACGCGCCACATCTTGTGGTGTCGTCGAAGCGGCACCATGTCCCCACTCGAGAGGAGCTGCTTGGTGACCTAGAGGATTTCCCGTCGGAAAAGCTGCCCAACGACGACGTTGTGTCGCAGACAGTCCTCGGCGACAACccaaacaaaagagaggtgcTGTACCGCAGTGGCAAGCGGGAGATCCACTACACGAACGGCACggtgaaggtggtgctgccatcAGGGCACACGACACTGCACTTCACGAATGGTGACGTCAAGTCCACCTTCCCCTGTGGAAAGAGCACCTACTGGTACGACACGGCGCAGACGATGCACGCGCAGATGCTGGACGGCGTGCAGACCTTCGAGTTTCGTTCCACTGGGCAGACGGAGAAACACTTGCCGGACGGCACCAAAGAGATTCTGTACCCGGATGGCATCTACAAGATCGTGCGGcccgacggcagcgacgaaaCCTTCTACCCCAATGGGGAGTCACTGGAGTAG
- a CDS encoding hypothetical protein (TriTrypDB/GeneDB-style sysID: LpmP.13.1470) — MQRTYTPASHCLGARVFAHLVAALRHQSTRSAAAVAAKEVPSSSLSGGPQTLRIRSRAYGPSSDLLKGIPEYVALNVEATLHPEDAAVLRAVLGFSMPNLASVRVTPVLPHGVYETRAPHCTGAAYPTDIISSTEREVMERCLQEQLTVVANLVVDQVEQRTGHQLDALHVSYADKMKSFSEIVLNSIHDELRQLRVVRERHGSTERGIPSAAPCPSPTALDVETIARLVSARVAEQLAGVNLATPPFTTTTITPTPSSGIAHQLARLEASTAAHFEDLQKRVTIAIEGRDTPAQSSTLVDLRAAVVEAVQKVAAEQQESLSNLIGDLLTDKVAARGSGSAAAANTAFDMRTIEESVENAVQSATNELRRTITSEVKKLAKAKGTGGEVTGGAAVDADMAIEIEKVFDAVQSTQSRLTAVDETVGDVFKEQAATQDALRAMQELLHRQLNELRSTVAIAAAAPASDASEAAQQRIVEALEQLRRDVSATNAALAIHQGDTPHQLMTVAQVVSDSVTAAIQQQTGEAVQSAMSAIQEQLDALREAKGTVSVPAPTPPPPATALPLALPSQEVLTDAVEAVLSPRWAELSVQVEKMNTANQLAIEQKLLHIADSVSTSVAASLQAQLEEMRTAAQNQPRAENGDEEQDSISTNTSPVATEALMEKVTHELTTLREELLQALQVQVGKTPEVNLTPLYKYIDSVLVFMKEELSLQETNLTAKMTSLAETVTAAVHTQQEAASSSASLSRLKEEEQAARELEKEAEASKAAAVADAPPSAAPTAALSDMVELFSPMGAALEAHAAALRRLEERLDEVSRTANVSSVLMRLQAATEQFSSASLAVAAAQTSERDTLQALFQDRITSLVQTLEDRDAQLMEAMRNTATSGEMRTQLNNMQDAIQSMSQAQKEELLASLREAVSGSEKEQAQRSDALLARMAAMQEALQEQNVAVQLLLPSPALIGLSAEQQRAVARIRTATRDRLRSVTQLISNLASAPAGKNARAATKALLDELDGLRQLQDEEAAFVRETSATGAGPVTVQSILQAEVQRVQEEMHKGMQELSSQGHSLQRDIATAVQSLVAKIEDVEGSTSSLPALADIQQLLDATVVRVTSRQSDEGARASQVVEAAATRSAAELRTTVQTALAENVSAAEQRLIPAYHAKVVSTLQTHLTTHSEEIRAAVSGVTDTTTAAVQRIETIARDMTSRYSSAAQEYATSQDAVKLHLSSGKRTSYISLWWLIVNPLLVCLVVLLSMYYVFACLLLAFVPKPSEEGSSAGESATSAAAMAVATGSEPVGFSSETPRKGGRYVDQYM; from the coding sequence ATGCAGCGGACGTATACGCCGGCTTCCCATTGCCTCGGTGCACGGGTGTTTGCTCACCTAGTAGCTGCACTGCGGCACCAGAGTACCCgcagtgcagctgccgttgcgGCGAAGGAAGTGCCGTCATCGTCACTCTCTGGCGGCCCGCAGACGCTACGGATTCGCTCTCGTGCCTATGGCCCCTCTTCAGATCTCCTGAAGGGCATTCCGGAGTATGTCGCGCTAAACGTGGAGGCGACCCTTCACCCGGAagacgcagcggtgctgcgcgccgTCCTGGGCTTCTCGATGCCGAACCTCGCCAGTGTGCGTGTTACGCCGGTACTGCCGCACGGGGTGTACGAAACCAGGGCTCCTCACTGCACCGGTGCCGCCTACCCGACTGATATCATCAGCTCCACCGAGCGAGAGGTGATGGAAAGGTGCCTGCAGGAGCAACTGACAGTGGTGGCTAACCTTGTTGTGGACCAAGTTGAGCAGCGCACCGGGCATCAGTTGGATGCCCTGCACGTGTCGTATGCGGATAAAATGAAGAGCTTCTCGGAGATTGTGCTTAATAGTATCCATGACGAGCTGCGGCAACTCCGCGTCGTGCGTGAGCGACATGGTTCCACGGAGCGAGGAATTCCCAGTGCTGCCCCTTGCCCCTCTCCAACGGCCCTCGACGTGGAGACGATAGCGCGACTGGTCAGTGCACGCGTTGCCGAGCAGCTTGCAGGAGTCAACCTAGCCACCCCacccttcaccaccaccaccatcaccccgACCCCAAGCAGCGGCATAGCTCATCAACTTGCTCGTTTGGAGGCAAGCACGGCGGCGCACTTTGAGGACTTGCAGAAGCGCGTCACGATTGCAATTGAGGGCCGTGACACGCCCGCGCAGTCCTCGACGTTGGTGGATCtccgcgctgccgtcgtggaGGCGGTTCAGAAGGTGGCcgccgagcagcaggagagtCTCTCGAACTTGATCGGTGACCTCTTGACTGACAAAGTGGCAGCGCGTGGAAGTggctccgccgccgctgccaacaCGGCATTCGACATGAGGACAATCGAAGAGAGCGTCGAGAACGCCGTGCAGTCGGCCACCAatgagctgcgccgcaccatcACCAGCGAGGTGAAGAAGCTTGCAAAGGCGAAGGGCACCGGCGGCGAAGTCACAGGGGGCGCCGCAGTGGACGCGGACATGGCGATTGAAATTGAAAAAGTTTTCGACGCTGTACAGTCGACGCAAAGCCGTCTTACGGCAGTGGACGAAACCGTGGGAGACGTCTTCAAAGAGCAAGCCGCCACCCAGGACGCACTGCGGGCTATGCAGGAGCTCCTGCACCGTCAACTCAACGAGCTGCGTAGCACTGTAGCcatcgcggctgctgctccagctaGTGATGCCTCGGAGGCAGCTCAGCAGAGGATCGTGGAGGCATTGgaacagctgcgccgcgacgTGTCGGCGACAAATGCTGCCCTGGCAATTCACCAAGGCGACACGCCGCACCAACTCatgacggtggcgcaggtggtgaGCGACAGCGTCACGGCTGCCATCCAACAACAGACGGGGGAGGCCGTGCAGTCCGCCATGTCCGCCATCCAGGAGCAGCTAGATGCGCTCCGAGAAGCCAAAGGGACTGTGTCGGTCCCTGCccccacaccgccaccacctgccaCTGCTCTCCCACTCGCGCTGCCttcgcaggaggtgctgacgGACGCCGTGGAGGCTGTGCTCTCGCCACGGTGGGCGGAGCTGTCTGTCCAAGTGGAGAAAATGAACACCGCAAACCAACTCGCCATTGagcagaagctgctgcacatcgccGACAGCGTGTCGACCTCCGTCGCGGCAAGtctgcaggcgcagctggaggagatgcgcactgctgcccagAACCAACCACGAGCGGAGAATGGGGATGAGGAGCAGGACTCCATCAGCACCAATACGTCACCGGTCGCCACGGAGGCGCTGATGGAGAAAGTGACACACGAGCTCACGACCCTtcgcgaggagctgctgcaggcgctgcaggttcAAGTAGGTAAGACGCCGGAGGTAAACTTGACTCCCCTGTACAAGTACATTGATAGCGTCCTGGTCTTCATGAAGGAAGAACTCAGCCTTCAGGAGACAAACCTGACGGCTAAGATGACGTCGCTCGCGGAAACCGTGACGGCCGCCGTACACACGCAACAAGAGGCCGCATCATCCAGTGCCTCGCTTTCAAGActgaaggaagaggagcaggcTGCGAGGGAATTGGAGAAGGAAGCGGAGGCGTCGAAAGCGGCGGCTGTTGCAGATGCGCCGCCTTCAGCCGCTCCCACCGCCGCGTTGTCTGATATGGTGGAGCTTTTCTCACCGATGGGTGCCGCTCTTGAAGCTCACGCTGCCGCATTGCGCCGCCTCGAGGAACGGTTGGATGAAGTCAGCCGTACCGCCAACGTCTCGTCAGTGCTGATGCGTCTACAGGCGGCCACCGAGcagttcagcagcgcctctctcgcagTGGCCGCGGCGCAGACGTCAGAGCGAGACACATTGCAGGCGCTCTTCCAGGATCGCATCACATCCCTCGTGCAGACACTCGAGGATCGCGATGCCCAGCTCATGGAGGCCATGCGTAACACCGCCACAAGTGGTGAGATGAGGACGCAGTTGAACAACATGCAGGACGCCATCCAGTCCATGTCGCAGGCAcagaaggaggagctgctggccTCGTTGCGCGAGGCTGTGTCTGGCAGCGAAAaagagcaggcgcagcgcagcgacgcTTTGCTGGCCAGAATGGCGGCGATGCAGGAGGCGCTCCAGGAACAGAACGTGGCTGTGCAGCTTCTTCTGCCGTCTCCTGCGCTTATTGGACTCtcggcggagcagcagcgggctgTGGCTCGGATTCGCACAGCTACGCGGGATCGTCTTCGCAGCGTCACTCAGCTCATCAGCAACCTCGCGTCGGCACCGGCCGGCAAGAACGCACGTGCTGCCACGAAGGCACTGCTGGACGAACTCGACGGCCTGCGCCAACTtcaggacgaggaggcggcctTTGTGCGCGAAACCAGTGCGACTGGTGCAGGGCCAGTGACGGTGCAGTCTATCTTGcaggcagaggtgcagcgggtgCAAGAGGAGATGCACAAGGGCATGCAGGAGCTGAGCAGCCAGGGCCATTCTCTGCAGCGTGACATCGCTACGGCGGTGCAATCGCTCGTGGCGAAGATCGAGGACGTAGAgggcagcacgagcagccTTCCTGCCTTGGCTGACATTCAGCAACTACTGGACGCCACGGTGGTCCGCGTCACTTCTCGGCAAAGCGACGAGGGCGCCCGTGCCTCGCAGGTAGtagaggcagcagcgacccgcTCCGCTGCGGAGTTGAGGACGACTGTGcagacggcgctggcggaaAACGTGTcagctgcagagcagcgTCTCATCCCCGCCTACCACGCCAAAGTGGTGTCCACGCTGCAGACGCATCTCACGACACATTCGGAGGAGATCAGGGCTGCCGTGAGCGGCGTGACGgacaccaccacagcggctgTGCAGAGGATAGAAACTATCGCACGGGACATGACGAGCCGGTATTCAAGCGCGGCGCAAGAGTACGCGACGTCACAAGACGCCGTGAAGCTTCACTTGAGCAGCGGGAAACGCACGTCGTATATATCACTCTGGTGGCTCATCGTGAACCCGTTGCTGGTGTGTTTGGTGGTGCTTCTCAGCATGTACTACGTGTTTGCTTGCCTTCTTTTAGCATTCGTGCCAAAACCCTCGGAGGAGGGCAGTAGTGCAGGAGAGAGTGCGaccagtgcagcagcgatggcggtggcgacgggtTCCGAACCAGTAGGGTTTTCTTCCGAGACGCCGCGCAAGGGTGGCCGCTACGTTGATCAGTACATGTAG
- a CDS encoding MCAK-like kinesin, putative (TriTrypDB/GeneDB-style sysID: LpmP.13.1480): MMESQLKQLLVQGGLEHTVQGFVEGGVTSVQQLKQLTMQDYHSVGVIVMTDRRKLFELIQFLKRDQANGSGGCMGGPAAAVASTSSKSPPPAAEPVLRAQASAHGSAAPARVFTPLRRATPTEAIQRREREKVEQPRPMSAQRRDPNADEGENAVRSAAAPAKPLSRPVSRVGASSPSPFGRRPTADGGNAQRRRTSRITVVIRKRPLNVNEHADGLYDILATDPDNNHIITLLEPRQKVDLTRYIEKHRFTYDKVMDDRKTNRDVYEEACKPLIETVFEGGCATCFAYGQTGSGKTYTMLGKDKQEGVYLMAAKDLWSRLSRGMGINVSFFEIYGGKLYDLLNERERLACREDSRGVVNVCGLTEHRVDSTDHLMEIIDYGNTIRAAGSTGMNADSSRSHAILHITIVNEKNRFFGRFTFIDLAGSERGADTLDSDRTTRLEGAEINKSLFALKECIRALDQNHRHIPFRGSKLTAVLRDCFMGNSRTVMIGNISPASGSCEHTLNTLRYADRVKELKKDRSSHSAAEEIMMGQMPTEHIETVGISGSFAQRRAKERVVTSSRSSSQTRTREPGTPNQKMGNSFNRPGDDSSDNTLRSNRSFGSRPVTRNSPQKRYYYRPTPTHSRGPSGMSSAMPTPMGDDSRYDSGDSLDAEEDHLILAHRHHIDCMMELLKEEMTQLNAAENPENSMSGYCRRVDAILSSQVRRIEELRRQLDQYTRHAGAAGRR, from the coding sequence ATGATGGAGTCGCAGCTTAAGCAGCTGCTTGTGCAGGGTGGGCTGGAGCACACGGTACAAGGCTTCGTCGAGGGCGGCGTTACCTCTgtccagcagctgaagcagctcacCATGCAGGACTACCACTCCGTCGGCGTCATCGTCATGACGGACCGTCGGAAGCTCTTCGAGCTCATTCAGTTCTTGAAGCGTGATCAGGCAAACGGCAGTGGCGGTTGCATGGGAGgacctgccgcagcggtggcatcGACGAGCTCCAAGTCACCGCCCCCCGCCGCGGAGCcggtgctgcgtgcgcaggcCTCCGCACACGGCTCCGCGGCGCCAGCCCGAGTCTTTACACCGTTGCGCCGTGCGACCCCGACGGAGGCGATACAGCGACGCGAGCGGGAAAAGGTGGAGCAACCACGGCCGAtgtcggcgcagcgccgtgacCCCAACGCGGACGAAGGCGAAAACGCCGTccgctctgccgctgctccagcaAAGCCGCTGTCGCGCCCGGTGAGCCGCGTTGGTGCTTCGTCTCCCTCACCGTTCGGCCGGCGCCCAACTGCAGACGGGGGCAACGCACAGCGACGTCGTACCAGTCGAATTACCGTGGTGATTCGCAAGCGTCCCCTCAACGTTAACGAGCACGCCGACGGTCTCTACGACATTCTCGCGACAGACCCGGACAACAACCACATCATTACGCTGCTCGAGCCGCGCCAGAAGGTAGACCTCACCCGCTACATCGAGAAGCACCGCTTTACCTACGATAAGGTTATGGACGACCGCAAGACCAACAGGGACGTGTATGAGGAAGCCTGCAAGCCGTTGATCGAGACGGTGTTCGAGGGTGGCTGTGCAACGTGTTTTGCTTACGGTCAGACGGGTAGCGGTAAGACATACACCATGCTAGGCAAGGACAAGCAGGAGGGCGTGTACCTGATGGCGGCCAAAGACCTCTGGTCGCGACTGAGTCGGGGTATGGGTATCAATGTCTCTTTCTTCGAGATCTACGGAGGCAAACTGTACGACCTGCTGAATGAACGCGAGCGGTTGGCATGTAGGGAGGATAGCCGCGGCGTTGTTAACGTCTGTGGTCTGACGGAGCATCGTGTGGACAGCACCGACCATCTTATGGAGATCATCGACTACGGCAACACCATCCGTGCAGCGGGCTCAACTGGCATGAACGCCGACTCCTCACGCTCGCACGCCATTCTCCATATAACCATCGTGAATGAAAAGAACCGCTTTTTTGGTCGCTTCACTTTCATCGATCTTGCTGGCTCTGAGCGCGGCGCTGACACGCTGGATAGCGACCGCACCACGCGGCTAGAGGGGGCGGAGATCAATAAgtctctctttgccctcaAGGAGTGCATCCGTGCGTTAGATCAGAACCATCGCCATATTCCGTTTCGAGGGTCTAAGCtaacagcggtgctgcgtgaCTGTTTCATGGGCAACAGCCGCACGGTGATGATCGGTAACATCAGCCCTGCTagcggcagctgcgagcACACACTCAACACGCTGCGCTACGCTGACCGTGTAAAGGAGCTCAAGAAGGACAGGTCTAGCCACAGCGCGGCAGAGGAGATTATGATGGGGCAGATGCCCACGGAGCACATCGAAACTGTCGGCATCTCCGGCTCCTttgcgcagcgtcgcgcGAAGGAACGTGTGGTCACGAGCTCGCGCTCCTCGAGTCAGACACGCACTCGCGAGCCCGGAACACCAAACCAGAAGATGGGCAACAGCTTCAATCGACCCGGCGACGACAGCTCTGACAACACGCTCCGGTCCAACCGCAGCTTCGGCTCGCGCCCCGTCACCAGGAACTCCCCGCAGAAGAGGTATTACTACCGCCCGACCCCGACCCACAGTCGTGGCCCGAGTGGCATGTCCTCGGCGATGCCGACACCTATGGGTGATGACTCGCGGTACGACAGCGGTGACAGCCTCGACGCCGAGGAAGACCACCTGATCTTGGCACATCGTCATCATATCGACTGCATGATGGAGCTGCTAAAAGAGGAGATGACGCAGCTCAACGCCGCCGAGAACCCGGAGAACTCGATGAGTGGGTACTGCAGACGTGTCGACGCTATTCTCTCCTCCcaggtgcgccgcatcgaggagctgcgccggcagcTCGATCAGTACACCCGCCAtgctggtgccgctggccgccgctga
- a CDS encoding squalene monooxygenase-like protein (TriTrypDB/GeneDB-style sysID: LpmP.13.1490), producing MLYFFATVLCAFGTLLLLNRTLSRLRVSPARTSYDYDVIIVGGSIAGPVMAKVLSDQGRKVLMVERTLFTKPDRIVGELLQPGGLNALKEVGMKECAESIGMPCHGYLVVDLKGDQVDLPYRKGASGVSFHFGDFVQGLRSYVFHNCKKNVTMIEGTVNAILTEGFSFSERAYGVEYTVAEKYEVPANPFREDPPKADPMVRTVRRVATAPLVVMCDGGMSKWKSRYQHYTPASANHSNFVGLVLKRVRLPKEQRGTVFFGKTGPILSYRLDDSELRILVDYNKPMLPSLEKQSEWLIQDVAPRLPEHMREEFIRVSKDTKSLRSMPVALYPPAFPCIKGYVGIGDHANQRHPLTGGGMTCCFRDAIRLANSLKGIPSLRSANQDEMAAIEDTVQSAILNYVRFRYTHSCCINLLSWALYSVFSTPALRDACFDYFVCGGECVSGPMDLLAGLDPSLGALIFHYYGVVLYSVANVIMGVGVHNGSGKQLSDLEKLMNVASFFVDWGRMKHAAYLLGKSTKIALPLVKNEFFSMWRFVDPTSPLANISKRIKMMIYARQFNGKQRKPVGI from the coding sequence ATGCTGTACTTCTTCGCCACTGTTCTCTGTGCATTCGGCACACTCCTACTGCTGAACCGCACGCTCTCGAGGCTGCGCGTAAGTCCGGCGCGCACGTCGTACGACTACGATGTCATCATTGTCGGTGGCAGCATCGCAGGCCCGGTGATGGCCAAGGTGCTGTCAGATCAGGGCCGAAAAGTACTCATGGTAGAGCGTACGCTGTTCACTAAGCCGGACCGCATCGTTGGCGAGTTGCTGCAGCCTGGCGGTCTGAACGCGCTGAAGGAAGTCGGTATGAAGGAATGCGCCGAGTCTATCGGCATGCCCTGTCACGGCTACCTGGTGGTGGACTTGAAAGGTGATCAGGTGGACCTGCCCTACCGCAAGGGTGCCAGTGGAGTGTCTTTCCACTTTGGCGACTTTGTGCAGGGGCTGCGCTCGTACGTCTTCCACAACTGCAAGAAGAATGTCACGATGATCGAGGGCACCGTTAACGCGATCTTGACGGAGGGCTTCTCCTTCAGCGAGCGTGCCTACGGCGTGGAGTACACGGTAGCGGAGAAGTATGAGGTGCCAGCCAATCCGTTCCGCGAGGACCCGCCCAAGGCCGACCCTATGGTGCGGACAGTGCGCAGGGTTGCCACGGCACCACTGGTTGTCATGTGCGATGGCGGTATGTCCAAGTGGAAGAGTCGCTACCAGCACTACACCCCCGCCTCTGCCAACCACTCCAACTTTGTCGGTCTCGTGCTCAAGAGGGTGCGTCTACCCAAGGAGCAGCGCGGTACGGTCTTCTTCGGCAAGACAGGCCCGATCCTGTCTTACCGCCTGGACGACAGCGAACTGCGCATATTGGTGGACTACAACAAGCCCATGCTGCCAAGCCTCGAGAAACAGAGCGAGTGGCTCATCCAAGATGTGGCGCCGCGCCTGCCAGAGCACATGCGCGAGGAGTTCATTCGCGTGTCGAAAGACACAAAGAGTCTGCGCAGCATGCCTGTGGCGCTCTATCCGCCCGCGTTCCCTTGCATCAAGGGCTACGTGGGCATCGGCGACCACGCCAACCAGCGGCACCCGCTGACGGGCGGCGGCATGACGTGCTGTTTTCGTGATGCGATTCGCCTGGCAAACAGCTTGAAGGGCATCCCATCACTGCGCTCCGCCAACCAGGACGAGATGGCCGCCATTGAGGACACGGTGCAGTCCGCCATTTTGAACTACGTACGCTTCCGCTATacccacagctgctgcatcaacCTGCTGTCGTGGGCTCTCTATTCCGTCTTCAGCACTCCAGCTCTGCGCGACGCGTGCTTCGACTACTTTGTGTGCGGTGGGGAGTGCGTGTCGGGGCCGATGGACCTGCTAGCCGGCCTCGACCCGAGCTTGGGCGCTCTCATCTTCCACTACTACGGCGTGGTACTGTACAGCGTCGCTAACGTGATAatgggggtgggtgtgcaCAACGGCAGTGGCAAGCAGCTGTCCGACTTGGAGAAGCTGATGAACGTCGCCTCCTTTTTTGTGGACTGGGGGCGCATGAAACACGCCGCGTACCTGCTGGGCAAGTCGACGAAGATCGCGCTACCGCTAGTGAAGAACGAGTTCTTCTCCATGTGGCGCTTCGTCGATCCCACAAGCCCACTGGCCAACATCTCCAAGCGCATCAAGATGATGATCTACGCTAGGCAGTTCAACGGCAAGCAACGCAAACCTGTCGGTATCTGA